In a single window of the Flavobacterium ammoniigenes genome:
- the mutL gene encoding DNA mismatch repair endonuclease MutL, producing the protein MSSIIQLLPDHVANQIAAGEVVQRPASVVKELLENAVDAKATDIKLIIKDAGKSLIQVIDNGVGMSVTDARLCFERHATSKIRQAEDLFSLHTKGFRGEALASIAAIAHVEMKTKQDQEELGTHLIIEGSKFISQEVAVLPKGTSFAVKNLFYNIPARRNFLKSDIVEYRHVIDEFQRVALAHPNIHFTFYHNGSEMFNLPQSNFRQRIVAIFSGKTNEKLVPVQEETEIVEIQGFVSKPEFAKKNRGEQFFFVNDRYIKSGYLHHAVMAAYDGILKDGTQPSYFLFLTVPPHTIDINIHPTKTEIKFDDEQALYAILRAAIKHSLGQFNVAPILDFDRDANLDTPYHYKDVEGAMPTVQVDANFNPFADEKATKSYSGSSSNYKKTAIASSWEGLYVGLKQETETFSAASNFSFENEEVTASLFDLEDAEPTVHRTYQIHKKYIVSPIKSGMVIVDQQRAHQRVLYEQFLVSMTVQQASSQQLLFPLNLSFSNNELELIAELQLSLMNTGFVFEETQADHIVISGIPVNITESEVALVLEQLLSDLEDGIPESSFSQNDTIAKSMAKSLAVKTGSYLTEKEQENLVNGLFACKEPNVSPFQKPTFITMRVEDIDKKFAL; encoded by the coding sequence ATGTCGAGTATTATTCAATTACTTCCTGATCATGTTGCCAATCAAATTGCCGCTGGAGAAGTGGTGCAGCGACCAGCTTCTGTGGTGAAAGAGTTATTGGAAAATGCGGTCGATGCCAAAGCAACAGACATCAAATTGATCATTAAGGATGCTGGTAAGTCCTTGATTCAAGTGATTGATAATGGAGTAGGTATGAGTGTAACCGATGCGCGTTTGTGTTTTGAGCGCCATGCTACTTCAAAAATTCGCCAGGCCGAAGATTTATTTTCCTTGCACACCAAAGGTTTTCGCGGTGAAGCCTTAGCCTCTATTGCGGCGATTGCTCATGTCGAAATGAAAACCAAGCAGGACCAGGAAGAACTAGGAACACATCTTATTATTGAAGGAAGTAAATTTATTTCTCAAGAAGTGGCAGTTTTGCCCAAGGGAACTTCGTTTGCGGTTAAAAATCTATTTTATAATATTCCGGCTCGACGCAATTTCTTGAAATCGGATATTGTGGAATACCGTCATGTGATTGACGAGTTCCAACGTGTTGCCTTGGCACATCCCAATATTCATTTCACTTTTTATCACAATGGAAGTGAAATGTTCAATTTGCCTCAATCTAATTTCAGACAGCGAATTGTGGCTATTTTTTCGGGTAAAACCAATGAAAAATTAGTTCCAGTTCAAGAAGAAACTGAAATTGTCGAGATCCAAGGATTTGTGAGCAAACCTGAATTTGCCAAAAAAAATAGGGGAGAGCAATTCTTTTTTGTTAACGATCGCTACATCAAAAGTGGCTATTTGCATCACGCAGTGATGGCAGCCTATGACGGAATTCTGAAAGATGGGACTCAACCAAGTTATTTCTTGTTTCTGACTGTTCCACCTCATACGATTGATATCAATATTCATCCAACTAAAACCGAGATTAAGTTTGATGATGAACAAGCTTTGTATGCGATTTTAAGAGCCGCTATCAAACACAGCTTGGGACAATTTAATGTGGCCCCTATTTTGGACTTTGATCGCGATGCTAATTTGGATACGCCTTATCATTACAAAGATGTTGAAGGAGCCATGCCTACTGTTCAAGTGGATGCTAATTTCAATCCTTTTGCTGACGAAAAAGCAACAAAATCCTATTCGGGTTCAAGTTCTAATTATAAAAAAACCGCAATTGCTTCGAGTTGGGAAGGATTGTATGTGGGTTTAAAACAAGAAACAGAAACCTTTTCGGCAGCTAGCAATTTTAGCTTTGAAAATGAAGAAGTCACCGCTTCTTTGTTTGATCTAGAAGATGCTGAACCCACGGTACATAGAACCTATCAAATTCATAAAAAATACATTGTGTCCCCAATCAAATCAGGGATGGTGATTGTCGATCAACAACGGGCACATCAACGCGTGTTGTACGAACAATTTTTGGTTAGTATGACGGTGCAACAAGCTTCTAGCCAGCAATTGTTATTTCCATTGAATTTGTCTTTTTCAAATAATGAGTTGGAATTGATTGCCGAATTGCAATTGTCTTTGATGAATACAGGATTTGTTTTTGAGGAAACCCAAGCCGACCATATTGTTATTTCTGGAATTCCAGTCAATATCACCGAAAGTGAAGTTGCTTTAGTTTTGGAACAATTGCTATCTGATTTGGAAGATGGTATTCCGGAAAGTAGTTTCAGTCAAAACGATACGATAGCCAAATCGATGGCGAAAAGTTTGGCGGTTAAAACCGGAAGTTATTTGACCGAAAAAGAACAAGAAAATTTGGTTAATGGCCTGTTTGCTTGTAAGGAGCCTAATGTTTCCCCATTTCAAAAACCCACTTTTATCACGATGCGTGTGGAAGATATAGATAAAAAATTTGCCCTATGA
- a CDS encoding rhomboid family intramembrane serine protease, with product MRNVTETVKQLIIINILFFIGTLLVSGPAYKYLALFFPENQDFKAWQPITYMFMHGGFMHILFNMFALYSFGSALELFWGSKKFLFFYISCGLGSALVHTGVNYYHFQEGLNTLLSNGFSKVEILQLLNEGKIDTRWQELLTVTEFQNFTSAYLGTAVGASGAIYGIIVAFAFMFPEAELGLMFIPIPIKAKYFVPGLVLIDLYLGVSGKSIFGGGGIAHFAHVGGALFGFLIMWYWKKNQFNSNRWN from the coding sequence ATGAGAAATGTAACAGAGACGGTTAAACAGTTAATCATTATTAATATTTTATTTTTTATTGGTACCCTTTTAGTATCGGGTCCTGCCTATAAATACCTCGCTTTATTTTTTCCTGAAAACCAAGATTTTAAAGCTTGGCAGCCCATAACTTATATGTTTATGCACGGCGGATTTATGCATATTTTGTTTAATATGTTCGCTTTGTATTCGTTTGGTTCGGCTTTAGAATTATTTTGGGGAAGCAAGAAGTTTTTGTTTTTCTATATTTCGTGTGGATTGGGTTCGGCCTTAGTGCATACCGGAGTGAATTATTATCATTTTCAAGAAGGTTTAAATACCCTGCTTTCTAATGGTTTTTCGAAGGTAGAAATTCTACAGTTGTTGAATGAAGGTAAAATAGATACCCGTTGGCAAGAGCTTTTAACCGTTACTGAATTTCAGAATTTCACTAGCGCCTATTTAGGAACAGCTGTTGGTGCTTCGGGAGCGATTTACGGAATCATTGTTGCGTTTGCATTCATGTTTCCAGAGGCTGAATTAGGTTTGATGTTTATTCCCATTCCGATTAAAGCCAAATACTTTGTACCTGGATTGGTATTGATTGATTTATATCTAGGTGTTTCTGGTAAATCCATCTTTGGCGGAGGCGGTATTGCTCATTTTGCGCATGTTGGAGGGGCTTTGTTTGGTTTCTTAATTATGTGGTATTGGAAGAAAAATCAGTTCAATTCGAACCGTTGGAACTAG
- a CDS encoding glycosyltransferase, whose amino-acid sequence MMILLYIFIGIAVIQLAYYLGVFGQFAFAKAQKITPKRIPISVIVCAKNEEENVANFIPLLAEQNYPDFEIVLIDDASGDNTLEIFEQFEKQYSNVRLVKVENNEAFWGNKKYALTLGIKAAKKEYLLFTDADCYPTSKDWITAMSSQFTMQKTIVLGYGKYEKITNSFLNKIIRFENVLTTINYFSWAKLGQPYMGVGRNMAYKKEEFFNVNGFIDHMQIRTGDDELFINQAANGKNTTIAFTPESFSISKAKTSFSDFFNQKRRQIATANYFPIMDQLRLGIFYASQLTFVLMAAILLAFQYEWIIVLSIFLVRYIVAWTVVGFSAGKLKENDLKWWFPIVEIVLIFTQANAYFTNLFSKPIHWK is encoded by the coding sequence ATGATGATACTTTTATACATTTTTATTGGCATAGCCGTAATTCAATTGGCCTATTATCTAGGTGTTTTTGGGCAATTTGCTTTTGCGAAAGCACAAAAAATTACACCCAAAAGAATTCCTATTTCGGTAATTGTTTGTGCCAAAAATGAAGAAGAAAATGTAGCTAATTTCATTCCGCTTTTGGCTGAACAAAATTATCCTGATTTTGAAATTGTATTAATTGACGATGCTTCTGGAGATAATACTCTAGAAATTTTCGAACAATTTGAAAAGCAATACTCTAACGTACGTTTGGTAAAAGTAGAAAACAACGAAGCCTTTTGGGGGAACAAAAAATACGCCTTGACTTTAGGAATCAAAGCGGCTAAAAAAGAATACCTGCTATTTACTGATGCCGATTGTTATCCAACATCAAAAGATTGGATTACTGCTATGAGTTCGCAATTTACCATGCAAAAAACGATTGTTTTGGGTTATGGTAAATATGAAAAAATTACCAACTCATTCTTAAATAAAATCATTCGTTTTGAAAATGTATTGACAACCATTAACTATTTTTCATGGGCTAAATTAGGCCAACCGTATATGGGTGTGGGTCGAAATATGGCCTACAAAAAAGAAGAGTTTTTTAATGTAAACGGATTTATTGACCATATGCAAATTCGTACTGGCGACGATGAATTATTTATCAATCAGGCGGCAAATGGTAAAAATACAACGATTGCTTTTACGCCTGAAAGTTTTTCAATATCCAAAGCTAAAACTTCTTTTTCAGATTTTTTTAATCAAAAAAGAAGACAAATTGCCACTGCTAATTATTTTCCAATAATGGATCAATTGCGACTAGGGATTTTTTATGCTTCCCAGTTGACATTTGTCTTAATGGCGGCCATTTTATTAGCGTTTCAATATGAGTGGATTATCGTTCTGAGCATTTTCCTAGTGCGTTATATTGTGGCTTGGACAGTGGTTGGATTTTCAGCAGGTAAATTAAAAGAAAACGATCTTAAATGGTGGTTCCCAATCGTTGAAATTGTACTTATCTTTACGCAAGCAAATGCGTATTTTACCAATTTATTCTCAAAACCAATCCATTGGAAATAA
- a CDS encoding rhodanese-like domain-containing protein, with protein MKSLAPIFSAFLLFAIVSCNAQSSKNIKIIDPVAFKNEITATPNAQILDVRTPEEFTVDHLQNAENVNWYSPDFSTNTTKYDTSKPVFIYCRSGKRSHLAAEKLIELGFTSIIEMEGGIINWTTKGLATTAEKKQL; from the coding sequence ATGAAATCATTAGCTCCAATATTTTCAGCTTTTCTATTATTTGCTATTGTATCGTGTAACGCCCAATCATCAAAAAACATCAAAATAATAGATCCCGTTGCATTTAAAAATGAAATTACCGCTACACCCAATGCGCAAATTTTGGATGTCAGAACTCCTGAAGAGTTTACAGTAGATCATCTACAAAATGCTGAAAATGTAAATTGGTATAGCCCCGATTTTTCAACTAATACTACCAAATACGACACATCTAAACCAGTTTTTATATATTGTAGAAGTGGTAAAAGAAGTCATTTAGCTGCAGAAAAACTAATCGAACTAGGTTTTACATCCATTATTGAAATGGAGGGCGGCATAATTAATTGGACCACTAAAGGTTTGGCTACAACTGCTGAAAAAAAACAACTCTAA
- the murB gene encoding UDP-N-acetylmuramate dehydrogenase gives MTLHSHFSLKNYNTFGIEAKAKQFTAVHSVEELKTVLVNNPTEKKFILGGGSNMLLTQDIDALVIHIDLKGKKIIKENDDFVWVESQAGENWHEFVLWTIEQNFGGLENMSLIPGNVGTTPVQNIGAYGAEIKDHFVSCQAMAIANQEIRTFSNEECHFGYRESIFKNEVKNQYIITSVVFKLTKRNHKINTSYGDILGELEKNNIQTPSLKDVSNAVIAIRQSKLPDPKELGNSGSFFKNPIVLKSDFEKIHQQFPEMKYYEVSATEVKVPAGWLIEQAGFKGKRFGDAGVHKNQALVLVNYGNATGQEILAVSKNIQETVFATFGIHIEAEVNVI, from the coding sequence ATGACGCTACATTCTCATTTTTCTCTAAAAAACTACAACACATTTGGCATTGAAGCCAAAGCGAAACAGTTTACAGCAGTACATTCAGTTGAAGAATTGAAAACTGTTTTAGTAAATAATCCAACAGAGAAGAAATTCATTTTAGGTGGCGGAAGCAACATGCTTTTAACCCAAGACATAGACGCCTTGGTCATTCATATCGATTTGAAAGGCAAAAAAATTATTAAGGAAAATGATGATTTTGTTTGGGTCGAAAGTCAGGCTGGTGAAAATTGGCACGAGTTTGTGCTTTGGACGATAGAACAAAATTTTGGCGGTTTAGAAAACATGTCATTAATACCTGGCAATGTTGGAACGACGCCGGTACAAAATATTGGGGCATATGGTGCAGAAATTAAAGATCATTTTGTTTCCTGTCAAGCCATGGCTATTGCAAACCAAGAGATAAGAACCTTTTCCAACGAAGAATGTCATTTTGGTTATCGAGAAAGTATTTTCAAAAACGAAGTCAAAAACCAATACATCATTACTTCAGTAGTTTTTAAACTAACTAAACGCAACCACAAGATCAATACTTCCTACGGAGATATTCTTGGCGAATTAGAAAAAAATAACATTCAAACTCCAAGTCTAAAAGATGTGAGCAATGCCGTTATTGCGATTCGTCAAAGTAAATTACCCGATCCAAAAGAATTAGGAAACAGCGGTAGTTTCTTCAAAAATCCTATTGTTTTGAAATCGGATTTCGAGAAAATACACCAACAATTTCCTGAAATGAAATACTATGAAGTTTCGGCTACCGAAGTGAAAGTTCCAGCGGGATGGTTAATTGAACAAGCAGGTTTTAAAGGCAAGCGTTTTGGCGATGCTGGAGTTCATAAAAACCAAGCACTCGTATTAGTCAATTATGGAAATGCCACCGGGCAAGAAATTTTGGCCGTATCCAAAAACATTCAGGAGACCGTGTTTGCTACTTTTGGAATTCATATCGAAGCAGAAGTTAATGTAATTTAA
- a CDS encoding tetratricopeptide repeat protein: MATYNKRGYKTPKEKEVKEVVEDVLIDEKDSTTAGVFSKLDETASKTEDFVAKNQKVIIGFVAAIALVTVGYLAYEKFIATPKEEEAANEMFVAQQNFQKATDGVASDSLYKLSLNGSEGKFGFIKIAEEYAGTDAGNLANYYAGIAYLNTGKYAEAIDFLSQFESKDMILSALAKGAIGDAYAQKNQPKEALENYIKAVEASKNDFTTPRFLLKAGKTALALGNKEEALKYLTDIKDNYDTTPEAASVDVLIGLAQ, encoded by the coding sequence ATGGCCACTTATAATAAAAGAGGATATAAAACCCCGAAAGAAAAAGAAGTTAAAGAAGTTGTAGAAGATGTACTGATTGATGAAAAAGACAGCACCACTGCTGGTGTTTTTTCAAAATTGGACGAAACTGCTTCTAAAACGGAAGATTTTGTTGCTAAAAATCAAAAAGTAATCATTGGATTTGTTGCTGCTATTGCTTTAGTGACTGTTGGGTATTTAGCCTATGAGAAATTCATCGCTACACCAAAAGAGGAAGAAGCGGCTAATGAAATGTTTGTGGCTCAACAAAATTTCCAAAAAGCAACTGACGGAGTAGCAAGTGACTCTTTGTATAAATTGTCATTGAATGGTTCTGAAGGTAAATTTGGTTTTATTAAAATTGCTGAAGAATACGCTGGAACAGATGCAGGAAACTTGGCTAACTATTATGCAGGTATTGCTTACTTGAATACAGGAAAATATGCTGAAGCTATTGATTTCTTAAGCCAGTTTGAATCAAAAGACATGATATTAAGTGCTTTGGCTAAAGGGGCAATAGGCGATGCTTACGCTCAAAAAAACCAACCCAAAGAGGCTTTAGAAAATTACATCAAAGCGGTTGAGGCTAGTAAAAACGATTTTACAACGCCACGTTTCTTGTTAAAAGCTGGTAAAACAGCTTTGGCATTAGGAAACAAAGAAGAAGCTTTGAAATACCTTACCGATATTAAAGATAATTATGATACAACTCCTGAAGCAGCTTCAGTTGATGTATTGATTGGATTGGCACAATAG
- the ribH gene encoding 6,7-dimethyl-8-ribityllumazine synthase: MATENKNLSEYDKNSVPDARNFRFGIVVAEWNETITEGLYNGAFTTLIENQVPQQQIIRWNVPGSFELVYGAKKMLQTQNVDAVIVIGCVIQGQTKHFDFVCEGVTQGIKDLNVQTDIPVIFCVLTDNTMQQSIDRSGGIHGNKGTEAAIAAIKMAFIRQQASFSNQMDNQHLLVNATLQIDSKPLQIEE; this comes from the coding sequence ATGGCTACCGAAAATAAAAATTTATCAGAATACGATAAAAATAGCGTTCCAGATGCTCGCAATTTTCGTTTTGGAATTGTAGTGGCCGAGTGGAATGAAACCATTACCGAAGGGCTTTATAATGGTGCGTTTACAACCTTGATAGAGAACCAAGTTCCTCAGCAACAGATTATTCGTTGGAATGTTCCGGGAAGTTTTGAATTGGTGTATGGTGCCAAAAAAATGCTGCAAACTCAAAATGTCGATGCGGTAATCGTAATTGGTTGCGTAATTCAAGGACAAACCAAACATTTTGATTTCGTTTGTGAAGGCGTAACTCAAGGAATCAAGGATTTAAATGTACAAACGGATATTCCTGTTATTTTTTGTGTGTTGACCGACAATACCATGCAACAATCAATTGATAGAAGCGGTGGTATTCACGGCAACAAAGGAACAGAGGCGGCTATAGCGGCTATCAAAATGGCTTTTATTCGTCAGCAAGCTTCCTTTTCTAATCAAATGGACAATCAGCACTTATTAGTAAATGCTACTTTGCAAATTGATAGTAAGCCATTGCAAATAGAAGAATAG
- a CDS encoding DUF2461 domain-containing protein, translating to MLSKDSLQFLDDLKANNNRDWFLDNKKRYKTFKKDYQQLVGHFLDALKPLDPSLELLEIKNCTFRINRDIRFSKDKTPYKTYVGIWISSGSKGNNRSGYYVHIERDKSFIAGGFYCPEADDLKKVRREIAYFYDDLEAILQEKNFKKEFGDFDRNEASTLKNPPRGYEKDHPAIENLKLKSFEASHKFDISEVLKEDFVLKMTRKLIALKPLNDFINRAVTTDEF from the coding sequence ATGCTTTCTAAAGACAGCCTACAATTTTTAGACGATTTAAAAGCCAATAACAATCGAGATTGGTTTTTAGACAACAAAAAAAGATACAAAACATTCAAAAAAGACTACCAACAATTAGTTGGTCATTTTTTGGATGCTTTGAAACCTTTAGATCCTTCTTTGGAACTATTGGAAATTAAAAATTGTACGTTTAGAATTAATCGCGATATTCGTTTTTCCAAAGACAAAACACCATACAAAACCTACGTTGGAATCTGGATTTCTTCGGGTTCAAAAGGGAATAACCGTTCGGGTTACTATGTTCATATTGAACGAGATAAAAGTTTTATTGCTGGCGGATTCTACTGTCCTGAAGCAGACGATTTGAAAAAAGTTCGCCGAGAAATTGCTTATTTTTATGATGACTTGGAAGCAATTTTACAGGAGAAAAATTTCAAAAAGGAGTTTGGCGATTTTGATCGAAATGAAGCCAGCACTTTAAAAAATCCGCCTCGTGGATATGAAAAAGACCATCCAGCAATAGAGAACTTAAAATTAAAAAGCTTTGAAGCAAGTCATAAATTTGACATTTCAGAAGTATTGAAAGAAGATTTTGTTCTCAAAATGACGCGAAAATTAATTGCTTTAAAACCTTTGAACGATTTTATCAATCGTGCAGTTACCACTGACGAATTTTAA
- a CDS encoding RNA polymerase sigma factor encodes MEINQQIEKAKLGDQTAFTFLLDYYWNEVYGFMLVRTENETDAEDITIETFSKAFNKISTYNNEFQFNTWLIAIAKNGHVDLLRKRKSSLFVEITEQEDQRAQNVADTTPSVEDKLITEQNLSQLLKFIKELKPHYQEVIQMRYFQEMSYQEIANKIEEPLSNVKIKILRAKKLLAEIIQKGK; translated from the coding sequence TTGGAAATAAACCAACAAATAGAAAAAGCAAAACTGGGCGATCAAACCGCCTTCACTTTTCTATTGGATTATTATTGGAACGAAGTATATGGCTTTATGTTGGTGCGTACAGAAAATGAAACCGATGCCGAAGACATTACCATCGAAACTTTCTCCAAAGCTTTTAATAAAATAAGCACCTATAATAACGAATTCCAATTCAACACCTGGTTGATTGCCATTGCTAAAAATGGCCATGTCGATTTGTTGCGAAAAAGAAAGTCAAGCCTGTTTGTCGAAATCACGGAACAAGAAGATCAAAGAGCCCAAAACGTCGCCGATACTACCCCTTCTGTAGAAGATAAATTAATTACAGAGCAAAACCTTTCGCAGTTATTAAAATTCATCAAAGAATTGAAACCCCATTATCAAGAAGTCATTCAAATGCGCTATTTTCAAGAAATGAGTTACCAAGAAATAGCCAACAAAATTGAAGAACCACTGAGTAATGTTAAAATCAAAATTTTAAGAGCCAAAAAATTATTGGCTGAAATCATCCAAAAAGGAAAGTAA
- the lipA gene encoding lipoyl synthase has translation METVLENKLPTSKPKWLRVKLPIGKKYTELRGLVDKYNLNTICTSGSCPNMGECWGEGTATFMILGNVCTRSCGFCGVKTGRPETVDWDEPEKVARSIKIMNIKHAVITSVDRDDLKDGGSIIWIETVKAIRRMNPNTTLETLIPDFQGIERNLDRIVEANPEVVSHNIETVRRLTREVRIQAKYDRSMEVLRYLKEKGINRTKSGIMLGLGEEEEEVMQTLRDLRAANVDVVTIGQYLQPSKKHLPVKEYITPEQFEKYEKYGLELGFRHVESGALVRSSYKAQKHIL, from the coding sequence ATGGAAACTGTTTTAGAAAATAAATTACCTACGTCTAAACCAAAATGGTTGCGTGTAAAATTACCTATTGGTAAAAAATATACGGAATTACGTGGCTTAGTAGACAAATACAACTTGAACACGATTTGTACCTCTGGAAGTTGTCCTAATATGGGCGAATGCTGGGGAGAAGGTACTGCTACCTTTATGATTTTGGGTAATGTATGTACACGTTCTTGTGGTTTTTGTGGGGTAAAAACAGGACGTCCAGAAACAGTAGATTGGGATGAGCCCGAAAAAGTAGCTCGTTCTATTAAAATCATGAACATCAAACATGCCGTGATTACAAGTGTTGATCGTGATGATTTAAAAGATGGTGGTTCTATCATTTGGATAGAAACCGTAAAAGCCATTCGCAGAATGAATCCGAACACGACTTTAGAAACTTTAATTCCCGATTTTCAAGGCATCGAAAGAAACCTAGATCGTATCGTAGAAGCCAATCCGGAAGTAGTTTCTCACAATATTGAAACCGTACGTCGTTTAACACGCGAAGTGCGCATCCAAGCCAAATACGATCGTAGTATGGAAGTATTGCGTTATTTAAAAGAAAAAGGCATCAACAGAACCAAATCAGGAATTATGCTTGGTTTAGGCGAAGAAGAGGAAGAAGTAATGCAAACACTACGCGACTTGCGTGCTGCTAATGTGGATGTGGTGACTATTGGTCAGTACTTGCAACCAAGTAAAAAACACTTACCTGTAAAAGAATATATTACGCCAGAACAATTCGAAAAATATGAAAAATACGGATTGGAATTAGGCTTCCGCCATGTTGAAAGTGGTGCTTTAGTTCGTTCTTCATACAAGGCACAAAAACATATTCTTTAA
- the recF gene encoding DNA replication/repair protein RecF (All proteins in this family for which functions are known are DNA-binding proteins that assist the filamentation of RecA onto DNA for the initiation of recombination or recombinational repair.), which yields MYLKKISLFNYKNFSEANFEFDTKINCFVGKNGIGKTNVLDAIYHLSYGKSYFNPLAVQNIKHGEEFFVIDAELEKENRAEQIVCSLKKGQKKILKRNGKVYDKFSDHIGFVPLVIISPADRDLIIEGSETRRKFMDSVISQLDALYLQQLIQYQKVISQRNALLKYFALNHVFDNDTLSIYNEQLNGFAQSIFQKRKEFIQEFIPIFNKHHQAITDSQETVQLVYESHLFDNDLATLLVENINKDRALQFTSVGIHKDDLSFEIDSYPIKKFGSQGQQKSFLIALKLAQFEFLKKQSGVKPILLFDDIFDKLDESRVAKIIDMVNSDTFGQLFISDTHPERTETIVKSTLQSYKIFNL from the coding sequence ATGTATTTAAAAAAGATTTCATTATTCAATTACAAGAACTTTTCGGAGGCCAATTTCGAGTTTGACACCAAAATCAATTGTTTTGTTGGTAAAAACGGAATCGGAAAAACCAATGTACTCGATGCAATCTACCATTTATCCTACGGAAAGAGTTATTTCAATCCGCTTGCTGTCCAAAATATCAAACACGGTGAAGAGTTTTTTGTAATCGATGCTGAACTGGAAAAAGAGAATAGAGCTGAACAAATTGTGTGCAGTCTCAAAAAAGGGCAAAAGAAAATCCTTAAACGCAACGGAAAAGTCTACGATAAATTTTCAGACCATATTGGCTTTGTGCCTTTGGTAATCATTTCACCTGCCGACAGGGATTTAATTATTGAAGGAAGTGAAACACGTCGCAAATTCATGGATAGTGTGATATCACAATTAGATGCACTTTATTTACAACAACTTATTCAATACCAAAAAGTAATTAGTCAGCGCAATGCCTTGTTGAAATACTTTGCTTTAAATCATGTTTTTGACAACGATACTTTATCCATTTACAACGAGCAACTCAACGGTTTTGCGCAATCTATTTTCCAAAAAAGAAAAGAATTTATTCAAGAATTTATTCCTATTTTCAACAAACACCACCAAGCTATTACTGATTCGCAAGAAACGGTTCAACTCGTGTATGAAAGTCATTTATTCGACAATGATTTGGCAACATTATTAGTTGAAAATATCAACAAAGATCGCGCGTTACAATTCACCAGTGTTGGGATTCATAAAGACGATTTATCATTTGAAATTGACTCCTATCCCATCAAGAAATTTGGTTCACAAGGCCAACAAAAATCATTTTTAATTGCGTTAAAGTTGGCACAATTTGAATTTTTGAAAAAACAAAGTGGTGTCAAACCCATTTTACTTTTTGATGATATTTTTGACAAATTAGACGAAAGTCGTGTGGCTAAAATTATAGACATGGTAAACAGCGACACCTTTGGACAACTCTTTATTTCGGATACGCATCCAGAACGTACCGAAACCATTGTTAAATCGACACTTCAGAGCTATAAAATTTTTAATTTATAA